From Natrinema amylolyticum, the proteins below share one genomic window:
- a CDS encoding aldehyde dehydrogenase family protein → MGPELSIDTDWNSLYIDGEWTASDGDEEIPVEDPSTREEVARVPAAVESDVDAAYEAAADAQSEWEKAPPAERERIAQGFARTLQEYEDEIVELLAHEAGGSRIMGETSVKITTDQANEAATLPRRMKGEQVDSNVPGKENFVRREPQGVVTVISPWNFPLNLSGRAIAPALATGNAVVVKPASNTPITGGLLMAKLYEEAGLPEGLLNVVPGHGSDIGDPVVEHPESDVVAFTGSTPVGRGVAAKAGENLSVAAMELGGNNAHIVTADADVEAAVDSAAFGSFVHQGQVCISINRHLVHEDVYDEYVDLLTDRAASLPAGSAHDPDTVVGPIIDESQRDEMLGYVEETVDAGATLETGGETAELDGVDDSLVVRPTVLSDATNDMAAACNEHFGPIAPVVPFSDVEEAIELHDDTEYGLSGSVHAGDVGTGMQIAERLDTGMVHVNDQPVNDEAHVPFSGTKASGVGGYNSTDIMDQVTEKKWISVQHDRREYPF, encoded by the coding sequence ATGGGACCTGAACTCTCGATCGACACCGACTGGAACAGTCTGTACATCGACGGCGAGTGGACGGCCTCCGACGGCGACGAGGAGATCCCCGTCGAGGACCCCTCGACGCGCGAAGAGGTCGCACGCGTGCCGGCCGCCGTCGAGTCGGACGTCGACGCCGCCTACGAAGCCGCCGCTGACGCACAGAGTGAGTGGGAAAAAGCGCCGCCGGCCGAACGCGAGCGGATCGCACAGGGGTTCGCGCGGACGCTCCAGGAGTACGAAGACGAGATCGTCGAACTGCTCGCCCACGAGGCGGGCGGTTCGCGGATCATGGGCGAGACCTCGGTGAAGATCACGACCGATCAGGCCAACGAGGCCGCGACGCTCCCCCGTCGGATGAAAGGCGAGCAGGTCGACTCCAACGTCCCCGGCAAGGAGAACTTCGTCCGGCGAGAGCCCCAAGGCGTGGTCACCGTCATCTCCCCGTGGAACTTCCCGCTCAACCTCTCGGGACGGGCGATCGCGCCCGCTCTCGCGACCGGGAACGCGGTCGTCGTCAAGCCCGCCTCGAACACGCCGATCACGGGCGGCCTCCTGATGGCGAAACTGTACGAGGAGGCGGGGCTTCCCGAGGGCCTGCTCAACGTCGTCCCCGGTCACGGTTCTGATATCGGCGACCCGGTCGTCGAACACCCCGAGAGCGACGTCGTCGCCTTTACCGGCTCGACGCCTGTGGGACGGGGCGTCGCCGCGAAGGCCGGCGAGAACCTCTCCGTGGCGGCGATGGAACTCGGCGGCAACAACGCCCACATCGTCACCGCGGACGCGGACGTCGAGGCGGCGGTCGACTCCGCCGCGTTCGGCTCGTTCGTCCACCAGGGACAGGTCTGTATCTCCATCAACCGCCACCTCGTCCACGAGGACGTCTACGACGAGTACGTCGACTTACTCACGGATCGCGCGGCGTCGCTTCCGGCCGGGAGCGCCCACGATCCGGACACGGTCGTCGGTCCCATCATCGACGAGAGCCAGCGCGACGAGATGCTCGGCTACGTCGAGGAGACCGTCGACGCCGGCGCGACCCTCGAGACGGGCGGCGAAACGGCCGAGTTAGACGGCGTCGACGACTCGCTGGTCGTCAGACCGACGGTGCTCTCGGACGCGACCAACGATATGGCCGCCGCGTGTAACGAACACTTCGGCCCGATCGCACCGGTCGTTCCGTTCTCGGACGTCGAGGAAGCGATCGAACTCCACGACGATACCGAGTACGGCCTCTCCGGGTCAGTTCACGCGGGCGACGTCGGTACCGGGATGCAGATCGCGGAGCGACTAGACACCGGGATGGTCCACGTCAACGACCAACCGGTCAACGACGAGGCCCACGTCCCCTTCAGCGGCACGAAGGCCTCGGGCGTCGGCGGCTACAACAGCACGGACATCATGGACCAGGTCACCGAAAAGAAGTGGATCTCGGTCCAGCACGACCGGCGGGAGTACCCCTTCTGA
- a CDS encoding dihydroneopterin aldolase family protein codes for MSADETPTDAEAACFEAGIKFGSLYHQFAGTPLSPASAPSLETAMAEAIENQPHCREVTVDVRIDELEAALAESTADYTELTGHFLEVEIVVDYEGCEVVTRMEMEEGYPLMRLESVRE; via the coding sequence ATGTCAGCAGACGAAACGCCGACCGACGCCGAGGCCGCCTGCTTCGAGGCCGGTATCAAGTTCGGCTCGCTCTACCACCAGTTCGCCGGAACGCCGCTCTCGCCCGCCAGCGCGCCCAGCCTCGAGACGGCGATGGCGGAAGCGATCGAGAACCAGCCCCACTGTCGCGAGGTGACCGTCGACGTCCGGATCGACGAACTCGAGGCCGCGCTCGCCGAGTCGACGGCCGACTACACCGAACTGACCGGCCACTTCCTCGAGGTCGAGATCGTCGTCGACTACGAGGGCTGCGAGGTCGTCACCCGCATGGAGATGGAAGAGGGCTATCCGCTGATGCGACTCGAGTCGGTTCGAGAATAG
- a CDS encoding DUF7521 family protein has protein sequence MSSSAAAMPTAIALAVVKTLVLIVGGVITFFAYKAYRRTRQPALGYLSLGFGLVTLGLVLAGMLYELLNVALMTGILLESLLVLAGFLVIAYSLYVT, from the coding sequence ATGTCGTCTTCCGCCGCGGCAATGCCGACTGCGATCGCGCTCGCGGTCGTCAAGACGCTCGTCCTCATCGTCGGCGGCGTGATCACGTTCTTCGCGTACAAGGCCTACCGGCGGACCCGCCAGCCGGCACTCGGCTACCTCTCGCTCGGATTCGGCCTCGTCACCCTCGGTCTGGTCCTCGCCGGGATGCTGTACGAACTCCTCAATGTGGCGCTGATGACGGGTATCCTGCTCGAGAGCCTCCTCGTTCTCGCCGGCTTTCTCGTCATCGCATACTCCCTGTACGTCACCTGA
- a CDS encoding NAD(P)/FAD-dependent oxidoreductase: protein MSGADEPDLAVGADAFTERGAGLEVAVVGAGAVGATAAYDLASEGADVTLYDRDSVASDATGRAAGICYDAFADGLDADIAADAIERFRAFSGDDTFPFVECPYVWLAREGDADGADAIREQVRRMQENDVVAFEMGSDELADRFPALRTDDVAVAGIAGAAGYTDPTRYTACLAAAATGAGATLETDTPVDVRAEPPRVVRPDGDVHEVDAVLVAAGARTKRLLADVGVSLAVKPYRVQALVATGDLAEPMCYDATGDFYLRPHADGFLAGDGTEEREADPDAYDRDADPTFAPDLRERVAHRVPGVADGDLERAWAGLCTATPDRDPLVGAVADGLYVATGFQGHGFMRAPAIGERIAKEILGGSGIDAFDPTRFDGDEAFDVVEGMALDGA, encoded by the coding sequence ATGAGCGGTGCGGACGAGCCCGACCTGGCCGTCGGTGCGGACGCGTTCACCGAGCGGGGAGCGGGTCTCGAGGTGGCGGTCGTCGGTGCGGGTGCCGTCGGTGCGACCGCGGCCTACGACCTCGCGAGCGAGGGCGCGGACGTGACCCTCTACGATCGTGACTCCGTCGCGAGCGACGCGACCGGGCGAGCGGCGGGGATCTGCTACGACGCCTTCGCGGACGGGCTCGACGCCGACATCGCGGCCGACGCGATCGAACGGTTCCGCGCCTTCTCGGGAGACGACACCTTCCCGTTCGTTGAGTGTCCCTACGTCTGGCTCGCCCGCGAGGGCGACGCGGACGGTGCCGATGCGATCCGCGAGCAGGTACGTCGCATGCAGGAAAACGACGTCGTCGCCTTCGAAATGGGCAGCGACGAACTCGCGGACCGATTCCCGGCCTTGCGGACGGACGACGTCGCAGTCGCGGGAATCGCTGGCGCGGCGGGGTACACCGATCCGACTCGGTACACTGCCTGTCTCGCGGCCGCGGCCACCGGCGCCGGCGCGACCCTCGAGACCGACACGCCGGTCGACGTGCGAGCCGAGCCGCCGCGAGTCGTTCGGCCGGACGGCGACGTCCACGAGGTCGATGCGGTGCTCGTCGCCGCGGGCGCACGAACGAAGCGATTGCTCGCGGACGTGGGCGTTTCCCTCGCCGTGAAACCCTATCGCGTGCAGGCGCTCGTCGCGACCGGTGACCTCGCGGAACCGATGTGTTACGACGCGACCGGTGACTTCTACCTGCGACCCCACGCCGACGGCTTCCTCGCGGGCGACGGAACCGAAGAACGCGAGGCCGATCCCGACGCGTACGATCGCGACGCCGATCCGACCTTTGCTCCCGACCTCAGAGAGCGGGTCGCACACCGGGTCCCCGGCGTTGCAGACGGTGATCTCGAGCGGGCGTGGGCCGGCCTCTGTACGGCGACGCCGGACCGAGACCCGCTGGTCGGCGCGGTCGCGGACGGACTCTACGTCGCGACCGGATTCCAGGGCCACGGCTTCATGCGCGCGCCGGCGATCGGAGAGCGGATCGCGAAAGAAATACTCGGCGGGTCGGGGATCGACGCCTTCGATCCGACCCGGTTCGACGGGGACGAGGCGTTCGACGTCGTCGAGGGAATGGCACTCGACGGGGCCTGA
- a CDS encoding Hsp20/alpha crystallin family protein, which translates to MSLKDLGKSVGHALYRQVGRANGRVQNHRSLPVDILENDASYRVVFDAPGAEPDDVQVRYLDGNVKIRIDRFRQFHEGYEMRFPGRGMSLNGEAELPTDAVVEPDAGTARLSETGTLSVEIPKGSSVGDADATDDAEAEIESDRERDSDTGTEPVAIDD; encoded by the coding sequence GTGAGCCTCAAAGATCTCGGTAAATCGGTCGGACACGCGCTCTACCGACAGGTCGGTCGCGCGAACGGACGCGTCCAGAACCACCGATCGCTCCCCGTCGACATCCTCGAGAACGACGCCTCGTATCGCGTCGTCTTCGATGCACCCGGCGCCGAACCGGACGACGTTCAGGTCCGCTACCTCGACGGAAACGTCAAGATTCGGATCGACCGGTTCCGGCAGTTCCACGAGGGGTACGAGATGCGGTTCCCCGGCCGCGGAATGTCGCTGAACGGCGAAGCCGAGTTGCCGACCGACGCCGTCGTCGAGCCGGACGCCGGGACGGCGCGGCTCAGCGAAACGGGAACGCTGAGCGTCGAGATCCCGAAGGGGTCGTCGGTCGGAGACGCCGACGCGACCGACGACGCCGAAGCCGAGATCGAATCGGACCGCGAACGGGATTCGGATACCGGAACGGAACCGGTCGCGATCGACGACTGA
- a CDS encoding DUF7559 family protein — protein MPPTEEILCTAEDCFLDIFENHYTYDVPDDFDVSELSCPVCGGTDCLERVEL, from the coding sequence ATGCCTCCGACGGAAGAGATCCTCTGTACCGCCGAGGACTGTTTTCTCGACATCTTCGAGAACCACTACACCTACGACGTGCCCGACGATTTCGACGTCTCGGAACTGTCGTGTCCGGTCTGTGGCGGCACCGACTGCCTCGAGCGGGTGGAACTCTGA
- a CDS encoding winged helix-turn-helix transcriptional regulator has product MNGRTPIRSVLCVGLVAVLVATVITTGATATIGSGTDSATVTGADDVRPSLTVQDDSDDPDDPDDPDDPDDPDDPDDPNDPDGSNNTTNTNETSDTNETSTTDDTADSDDSDESGDSDTTADTSNTTDSDDTENTSDTSDSNDLDDSDDPDDPDDPNDSDDPDDSDDPDDPNDPDGPDDSDDPDDSDDPDDSGDSTDTDSDNLDDTTAPDDPDTTTGPDDTTGSSNGTEPASDGDENESASDDDRNESASDSSGDKPASDGGETGTSDEANDGGATVTEADETSSDGGDEAPPETPPNGGEAAGIALATLLTAAAVNASAAGGASLAVGQSSSLGGTVRLATMTLEQTRAGDYWRYLGSLFRYSRFDDSDPLAHESRAAIYREVGDDPGVSLSELAAATDASLSTVRHHCRILEEENLIRSEKVHGKRCYYRSDAADEIDIALRTALEKPATRRLLETLADHGPAQTTTLADELDRDPSTITHHLSTLEGEGLVVRDRDGPAVINRLASDVELPAERGQSATE; this is encoded by the coding sequence ATGAACGGGAGAACACCTATTCGATCGGTGCTGTGCGTCGGTCTCGTCGCGGTGCTCGTCGCGACTGTAATTACTACGGGAGCGACGGCGACCATCGGTTCCGGGACCGACAGTGCAACGGTAACTGGAGCGGACGACGTACGGCCGTCGCTCACGGTCCAAGACGACTCTGACGATCCGGACGATCCTGATGACCCAGATGATCCGGACGATCCCGATGATCCCGATGATCCTAACGACCCCGACGGTTCCAACAATACGACCAATACCAACGAGACATCCGATACCAACGAGACGTCCACTACCGACGACACGGCTGATTCTGATGACTCCGACGAATCTGGTGACTCCGACACGACCGCAGATACCAGTAACACCACTGATTCGGACGATACCGAAAACACCTCTGATACCAGCGATTCGAATGACCTAGACGATTCGGACGATCCAGACGACCCAGATGATCCGAATGACTCGGATGATCCGGACGACTCAGATGACCCGGATGACCCGAATGATCCTGACGGTCCAGACGATTCGGATGATCCTGACGATTCGGACGACCCTGACGACTCCGGCGACTCTACCGACACCGATTCTGACAACCTCGACGACACCACCGCCCCTGACGACCCCGATACCACCACCGGCCCCGACGACACGACCGGCTCGAGTAACGGAACCGAACCCGCGTCCGACGGCGATGAAAACGAATCCGCGTCCGACGACGATAGAAACGAATCCGCGTCCGACAGCAGTGGAGACAAACCCGCGTCTGACGGCGGTGAAACGGGGACGAGCGACGAGGCGAACGACGGCGGAGCGACGGTAACGGAAGCCGACGAGACGAGTAGTGATGGCGGTGACGAAGCGCCGCCGGAGACGCCGCCGAACGGTGGCGAAGCGGCCGGGATCGCGCTCGCGACGCTGCTCACGGCGGCCGCGGTCAACGCCTCGGCGGCCGGGGGCGCGTCGCTCGCCGTCGGACAGTCGTCGTCACTCGGGGGGACGGTTCGGCTGGCGACGATGACCCTCGAGCAGACCCGCGCGGGCGACTACTGGCGATATCTCGGGTCGCTGTTCCGGTACAGCCGGTTCGACGACTCCGATCCGCTCGCACACGAGTCCCGAGCGGCGATCTATCGAGAGGTCGGGGACGATCCGGGCGTCTCCCTCTCCGAACTCGCGGCGGCGACCGACGCGTCGCTGTCGACGGTCCGTCACCACTGCCGGATTCTCGAGGAGGAAAACCTGATTCGGTCCGAGAAGGTCCACGGAAAGCGCTGCTATTACCGGTCCGATGCGGCCGACGAGATCGATATCGCGCTCCGGACGGCGCTCGAGAAGCCGGCGACCCGTCGACTCCTCGAGACGCTTGCGGATCACGGGCCGGCACAGACGACGACGCTCGCGGACGAGCTCGACCGAGATCCGAGCACGATAACCCACCACCTCTCGACGCTGGAGGGGGAGGGGCTCGTCGTCAGGGATCGCGACGGACCGGCGGTGATCAACCGGCTCGCGTCGGACGTCGAACTGCCGGCCGAGCGAGGGCAGTCGGCGACGGAGTGA
- a CDS encoding radical SAM protein, translated as MTDPETLSVTIVDGYVDEPAHFGVPPYISTYPRYAAGALVDAGVPREQITYHTIDRLRDEPDYWRDVDEADLLLYLGGMTVPGKYVGGTPAEPDEVRKLAWTANGTSLMGGPVKFGVGDENAGATETERQDLDFDFVAKGDVEAAVHDLVKSGLEGFNNRMRDIDEVSRWAQEGAFIVEQHPNHPKHLICELETSRGCAYRCSFCTEPLYGNPEFRPPPTVVGEVDALSDYGVKHFRIGRQADILAYGGDGEAPNPAALRQLYSGIREVAPDLETLHLDNMNPITIVEWPEKSREGIRIIAEHNTPGDTAAFGLESADPVVQEENNLNVTAEECFEAVRIVNEEAGWRPGEDPADAPTFGDDAPRRLPKLLPGINLLHGLKGEREETYERNREFLQRVYDEGYMLRRINIRQVMAFDGTDMSDTGAEIANEHKQLFKRYKKQVREEIDNPMLERVAPPGTVLPDVHLEYHQDGKTFGRQLGTYPLLVGIPGERELGQTIDIAVVDHGYRSVTGVPYPLDLNAASMNELTAIPGIGDSTAGDIVVNRPYGSIADADLGTEFDLTQFMTTRPLEPAD; from the coding sequence ATGACTGACCCCGAGACGCTGTCGGTGACGATCGTCGACGGCTACGTCGACGAGCCCGCACACTTCGGGGTGCCGCCGTACATCTCGACGTACCCCCGGTACGCGGCGGGCGCGCTCGTCGACGCGGGCGTCCCGCGCGAGCAGATCACCTATCACACGATCGATCGGCTTCGCGACGAGCCCGATTACTGGCGGGACGTCGACGAGGCGGACCTGTTGCTCTATCTGGGCGGGATGACCGTTCCCGGGAAGTACGTCGGCGGCACGCCGGCCGAACCCGACGAGGTCCGCAAACTGGCCTGGACCGCCAACGGGACGAGCCTGATGGGCGGCCCCGTCAAGTTCGGCGTCGGCGACGAGAACGCCGGCGCGACCGAGACCGAACGCCAGGACTTAGACTTCGATTTCGTCGCCAAGGGCGACGTCGAGGCCGCCGTCCACGACCTCGTCAAGAGCGGTCTCGAGGGCTTTAACAACCGAATGCGTGACATCGACGAGGTGTCGCGGTGGGCCCAAGAAGGCGCGTTCATCGTCGAGCAGCACCCGAACCATCCGAAGCATCTCATCTGCGAACTCGAGACCTCGCGGGGCTGTGCGTATCGCTGTTCGTTCTGTACGGAGCCGCTCTATGGCAACCCCGAGTTTCGGCCGCCGCCGACGGTCGTCGGCGAGGTCGACGCCCTCTCGGACTACGGCGTCAAACACTTCCGGATCGGTCGGCAGGCCGACATTCTCGCCTACGGCGGCGACGGCGAAGCGCCGAACCCGGCCGCCCTGCGCCAGCTCTACAGCGGGATTCGCGAGGTCGCGCCCGACCTCGAAACACTCCACCTCGACAACATGAACCCCATCACGATCGTGGAGTGGCCCGAAAAGAGCCGCGAAGGGATCCGGATCATCGCCGAACACAACACGCCCGGCGACACCGCCGCGTTCGGCCTCGAGTCGGCGGACCCCGTCGTCCAGGAGGAGAACAACCTGAACGTCACCGCCGAGGAGTGTTTCGAAGCGGTTCGGATCGTCAACGAGGAGGCCGGCTGGCGGCCCGGCGAAGACCCCGCGGATGCGCCCACCTTCGGCGACGACGCGCCGCGACGGCTCCCCAAGCTCCTCCCCGGGATCAATCTCCTGCACGGGCTCAAGGGCGAGCGCGAGGAGACCTACGAGCGCAACCGCGAGTTCCTCCAGCGGGTCTACGACGAGGGCTACATGCTCCGCCGGATCAACATCCGGCAGGTGATGGCCTTCGACGGCACCGACATGAGCGATACCGGGGCCGAGATCGCGAACGAACACAAACAGCTGTTCAAACGGTACAAGAAGCAGGTCCGCGAGGAGATCGACAACCCGATGCTCGAGCGAGTCGCGCCGCCGGGAACCGTCCTCCCGGACGTCCACCTCGAGTACCACCAGGACGGCAAGACCTTCGGCCGACAACTGGGTACCTACCCCCTGCTCGTCGGGATTCCGGGCGAGCGCGAACTCGGTCAGACGATCGATATCGCGGTCGTCGATCACGGCTACCGCTCGGTGACCGGCGTCCCCTACCCGCTCGATCTCAACGCGGCCTCGATGAACGAACTCACTGCCATCCCCGGTATCGGCGACAGCACCGCCGGCGACATCGTCGTCAACCGCCCCTACGGGTCGATCGCCGACGCCGACCTCGGGACGGAGTTCGACCTGACGCAGTTCATGACGACGCGGCCGCTCGAGCCCGCGGACTGA